The Coleofasciculus chthonoplastes PCC 7420 sequence TGAACAAAAGGAGATGTTAATTAATGAGTGAGTATGTTTTAGCACGCATTGAAGCCATCCAACAAGAATTAGAAGCTTTAAGACAACTCGTGGCTCATCAAGTTCAGAATACCAAGCGTCAAACCCATTTAAAAGGATTATGGAAAGATGTTGAGATCACAGATAAGGATATAGAAGCGGCAAAACAAGCTGTTTTTCGGGATGCCTATAATTGGCAAGATTGAGGTAATGATGCTACTTGATCATTACTTAGTTGATCCAATTCTACTCAAGTGGAAAACTGGGAATTAATTTATCAATCTCTTCCATGAGTTGCATGGTTTCTTTGAGAGCAACCACGACTTTTTGATAGTGCAACAGTTCATCAAAGGACAAGGTACGTTTGGCTTTTTTGCGGTCTTTCAGCCATTTGCTTAAGACTTGATAACCCCCAATCTTAAACTCCCACACATCGGGAGCAATACCTTCAAAATAGCGGGTTTTGTTGATGTAAACACGTTGTTCTTTGGGTTTGTAGGTGACTTCGGTAACAGCATTGTCACCATCGCCGCCTATTTTGGTAATTAGGTTGTTGAGTTTCTTAGATTTCATTAGGTGCAGATCGACTAATTCTTGACCTTTTGTCCCTAAGTCTTTGAAGAGTTTATCGTTGCTGGTTAAGGGGACACGGGGAAAGTCAATTTTGAGGAATTCGGCGTAGCGTTGGCGATAGGTGGGGCTGTGGAAGATGGCGTAGATATAGTAAAAGATGGCTTCTGGGGTGGGGATGTAACCAAGTTTCTCTCGAATTTCGGTAATGAAATCTGAAGAGAGATTAGGAGATTTTTCAACAAATAAATTACCTTGATTGTTTTGAGTATCAGGATAAATATATAAAGGAGCAACATAAGCATTATCTGCAGAGGATAAAATTGTTTTGTCTACTAATCCCTGAGCTACTAAAAAATTAGAAACTACTTGCTCACGACTATTACGTATGAAACACATAGCAACATTATCACCAGCCAGTAAGTGGCTCATAACCTCTGGGCGAGGCATACAGATTAAGCCACGAGAAGTACCAGTATAGTATGTGAATCGAGTATCGAAGGGACGATAGGAGATTTGATGTATTCTTGATACATCTAGTTTAGATGACCACACATCTTTTTGGGCTAGACTTATTTTCCAATCACGAGAGTCATTTCCCAAGCTATATTTTTTTCTTGCTGATTCTTCTTCTAAATTAATAAAATCTTTTAATGTTTTTTCGACGTTGTTTTTTTCCCAATGTATTGCGAAATCATCTCTTGCCGAGTACAAACCTACAGAGTTTACAGGCATTACTTCATTGATTTTCCACTCGCTTTCATACTCTGCCTCTGAATCAACCTTCATGGGTACAAAGCGGTATTCTGGTGAACGTGGGTTAATCGCTTCCCAGTTCACAGTTTCTATACTATTAATTGACAGCCAATAGTATTTGCCGCCAGATATTTTTTGTTTGTCATTATCTTTTGCAATAACTTCACAAACACCCCATAAATCTGCATGATATACATCTGCTATTTTAGCGTTATTAAGATTTATTTTTTTTACAAAAAATCCAATTGCCACGCCTGGTTGAATATCAAAAACGTTTTCATCTTTTGAACCGTCAGGATTAATCTCAGGAGGTTTAGAGCTTCCGTGTAAATCAAGAATATAAATTTCGTCAAAGGTCTGCATTAAATTTTGACGCATTCCCCGAAAAGTAGAATTCTTTAAGTATCCATGATTAGTGATGAAGGCTAATATACCGTAACCTGTTGTTTCAATTCGCCATTGAGCAAAGCGTATAAATTTTACATAATCATCTTGTAAACCTTTTGGATTTTTTTCTCTTAAATCTTTGTTGTCAACCTTATAGTAGTCTCGCACTAGACCACTTATCCATTTTCCTGTGTTTAATGATTCATAAGAGTAAGGAGGATTACCTAACACCACCATTACAGGTGTATCTTGCTTCACTGTCGAGGCTTCATTGGCTTCCTGTGCCACAAACTGACCAAACAAAATCTCTGATTTTTTCAGTGCCTCATCCAGTGTATTTGTCAAATAAATCCCTAATCGCTGTTTCCCCTTAAATTGATACCCCAATTCTTGCAGTGCTAGCCCTAGCTTAAGGTGAGCAATCGCATAAGGTGCCATCAATAACTCAAAGCCAAACAAGCGATTCAGCAAATTTTCTTCCACATAGCTATCCCACTGGTTCGCCATGCCAATGTCTTCCAGATTGCGATAAATCTGTTTAATTACCTCATACAAAAACGTCCCCGTACCCGTTGCTGGATCAAGAATTTGCACTCTCGGCTTCTGGGTTTTCGGATCTTTGGTATTATCCGCTAAACCTAACGGCAAATTAAACCGTTCTTTGAGAATCGCATCAACGGAACGCACAATAAACGACACCACAGGTTCCGGTGTATAATAAACCCCCCGACTCTTTCGCAAGGCTTTATTATACGCCGCCAGAAATGTCTCATAAAAATGTACAACTGGATCATCTTGGCGAGTGCGTTGCCCAAAGTTTTCGAGAATACTACTCATATCCACCTGAGCCAGCAATTGAACTAAATCATCAATTGCCCAATCAATCTGACTCACAGCATCCGTTTCCACAATCGTATTAAATAACCGCTTTAAAAATGGATTCGTTGCCGGAATATAGGTGCCAGCCGTGCGACGGGTAAACCCCTCACTCCCTGGATTTTGGGCATGACCCACTCGTGCCGCAAATAACCCATAAGATATGGTCTGAGCATACATATCAGCAAAGTCAGGATCGGTTAATTGGGGGAGTAATACTTCGCTAAATCCCTGCTTTAATTGATGTAATTCTCCCTTATTTCCCTCCTGGCTCAAAGCGGTTAAAGTTGCTAAGCGAATTGCCTTGGTTAACCTTGCCATCTGTTGAGCTAAGTCTTCAGGATTGCTGATAATCTCCCCAGTATAGTTGAGAAACTGATCCAACAGGGCGGCAATCTTTTCCGTAGAGACGCGCCATGGCGCGTCTCTACTGTCGTTAATATCTGCTAATACCTGCTTCAGTCGCCGCTTTCCATTGACATACCAGCGAAACTCTAGATAATTAGTTAACACCAGATTTGGGAACGATTCTAGATAACGCTGCAATTGCTCTGTTTTTTCAATCGAATTGAGATCTGACCCCACATCTTTAGCTTCCACATAACCCACCAGCAAGTCTCGCCGCTTTACCGTAAAATCGGGAATCCCGGCTTTGTTGCCTTTTTCTTCAATTACGGCATCAATTCCATTAGCCGGATCATCCAGTAAGGTTTTTAAGGCGGGGTAATGGCTGCGTTCACTTCCTTTTTGTCGGTTTTTTTGAATGGATTTCAGATAAGACTCAAAGGAGATAGAGGGCATGGTACTTTAACGTTAGTGGGATGGGTAAAATCTTGTTTAGCGGTGTCGCGCCAGTAGGTTGGGTTGAACGATAGTGAAATCCAATACCATAAGAGAATTGTAGTAATCGCCATAGCGGTTAGTAGAGACGCGCCATGGCGCGTCTCTACATTAGGTTAAAATCGCCCCACCCATTAACTTAGAATACCGATAGTCCAACTCCGCCTTAACTAACGGCAAATTCTCCAACGCCTTATCCTCCAGCACAATCTTCTCCGCCGCATCTCTTGCCAAATTCAACACCTCTTGATCCTCCACCAAACTGGCTAAAGCAAAATCCGCTAACCCCGACTGACGCCGCCCCAAAACTTCCCCTGGACCCCGAAACCGCATATCCATTTCCGAGATAAAAAAGCCATCTTGCGACTGTTCCAACACCCCCAAACGCTGACGCGCGGTATCCGTTTTTGACCCACTCATTAATAAACAATAGGATTGATGAGAACCGCGCCCTACCCGCCCTCGTAATTGGTGTAACTGCGACAAACCAAACCGTTCCGCATTTTCAATCATCATCACCGTCGCATTGGGGACATCTACTCCTACCTCAATTACTGTTGTGGAGACAATAATTTGCGTCTGATTATCCCGAAACGCATTCAGCGCTTCATCTTTTTCTGCTGAACTCATCCGCCCATGCAACAATCCCACCTGAAATTGTGGGAAAATACTTTCAGAGAGTCGCTGATGTTCCTCTACTGCCGATCGCACATCTAATTTCTCTGATTCTTCAATTAACGGTAGGACTATATACACCTGACGCCCTTGGGCAATTTCTCGCCGCATCAAGTCATAAGCGTTTTGGCGTTCCTTCCCCGTTAATACCGATGTGTGAATATTTTGGCGCCCTGGTGGTAACTCATCAATTTGACTCACATCCAAATCCCCATGCAAAGTTAACGCCAAGGTTCGCGGAATTGGTGTCGCTGTCAGGGTTAACACATGGGGCGATTGTCCCTTTTGTTGCAACTGCGCCCGTTGTTCTACCCCAAATCGATGTTGTTCATCTATTACTACCAATCCTAAGCGTTGAAAATTTACCGGGTCCTGAATTAACGCATGGGTTCCCACTAATAGCGGTAATTCCCCAGTTTCCAACTGAGAATGGATTTCCCGGCGCTTCTTTACCTTCACAGAACCCGTTAGTAATTCCACGGGCAGATGGAGTAAATTAAACCAACTGACTAATTTACGATAATGCTGTTCTGCTAACACTTCCGTTGGTGCCATTAATGCAGCTTGATACCCAGATTGAATCGCCGCCAAAATCGCAATTACCGCCACCACCGTTTTCCCGGAACCCACATCCCCTTGGACTAAGCGATTCATTGGGGTGGGTTGTTGTAAATCATTGAGAATATCATTCACCACCCGTTTTTGGGCAGAGGTAAGTTCAAAGGGTAATAGCTGATAAAATCGATCAATCAGTTTCCCCGTGGGCGCGAGAATAGCACTGGATTGAACTTGCTGCTGCATTTTCCGCCGCTGGAGAAATCCTAACTGTAAATAGAAAAACTCATCAAACACCAAGCGGCGTCTGGCACGGCTGAGGGTATCTGTATCAGTAGGAAAATGGAGATTCGCGATCGCGTCACTAACTCCCATCAAATCATACTGCTGGCGCATCCCCTTCGGCAATGGCTCTTGCAGTTGATTCACTGCTGGTAACGCCGCCATCACCGCCTGTCTCACCCAATCGGCGGGAACCCCTTCGGTCAACGGATAAACGGGCATCACCCGACCAATTTTTAAAGAATCAATACTCCCCCCCAAATGGTCTAAAACCTCAATTTCTGGGGTATCCAGAGTAATCCCATACTTATTCTTTTTCACCAACCCCGACGCCGCCACAATCGCCCCCGCTGGATAGCGACGTTTTTGTTGTTCTTGCCACCCCCGATGACTGAAACGATTCCCGGCAAAAAAGCGATTCAGTTTTAGTTGACCCGTACTATCTTTAATTAATAACTCAAAAATCGATAACTTCTTATTCCGAGGACTGGTAAAACAGTTACAACGCTTCACCGTACCCACTACCGTTACCGTCTCCCCGGCGACTAAATCCTTAACATTCACCTGACGGGCATAATCAATATGATCCCTCGGATAATAGTAGAGCATATCTCGCACCGTATATACTCCCAAACGCCCTAAATAATCACTGCGGCGACGACCAATATCGGGTAACTCGGACAACGGTGAGTCCAGGGTAAAATTGACGTTTACCTTAGATGTTTCCGCCACCAGAGGCGTAGTCTGGGGAGATTTAACCATCGATGTTTGAGGCGGATGAGTCTTTTCCCGTTCCCGGCGTTGAAGTTCCTGTTGCAGCTTGTAGAGAAACTGTCGCGTATCTACCACCAGATGTTGACGCGCTTCTACCGTCTGATGATGATAACGTTCAAACTCAGCCGCAATTGACTGCCATTTGCGCCGTTCCACCGGGAGAAGTCCGTTGGGTGTCTTGCCCAAACTGAGGCAAAGAAACTCACTAAAACGATACTGATTTCCCTGTAAATCAGTAAAGCCATTTTCGGCTTCCACCGCTAGCGCTTTTTGCAATCGTGTCCAATCTGGAAATTCTGTACTCACAATCTCTGATGATTAATAAGCTTTTTTCTTCACTATTGCCTATTGCCTATTGCCTATTGCCTATTGCCTATTGCCTATTGCCTAGCGCGTAGCGCTATAACTAATCCTCAAACCAACTCGCCCGCCATGCGGCTTCGGCTTGAACTACTGCCCACTCCCGTTGTTTTTTACGATATTGTCGCTGAAATTTAGTGGTATGGGCAAGCAGGTTACGGATTTGATTCCGCACTTTGACCAATTGCGGTTCTGTAAACTCAATTTCGGATAGGCGCAGGTTAACCGCAATAATTCGGGTTAGGGTTGAATCATCGTCATCCTCCGGCGTTTGGGTTTCGACTAAAAGGTTGAGTAGATTTGAACCCGGACTGCTTTCACCCGCCGCATCCGCTTTGGTTGCCGCTTCCAGGACTGTTGGGGGTAGTTTATCAGGAATAATACCCTCTTGTTGTAAAAGATGATTCGTCTCCACGGAAACCGTTTGCAAGGTGAGAGCAATTTGGTCTTCGAGCATCTCTTGCCACTGTAGCAGTTGATCCGGCAGAATCGGTTTTTGGGGGGTGAGGGCTGAATCGGGAGATGGATTCGTCGTCGTTTCCGCCGAGGATTCCGTTGACTCCATCAGCGGTTCTAACTCCTCATCCTCGTCTTCTAGTTCATCGTCCAGGCTTAAGGATAGGTCTTGAGGAAGCTGTAGGTGTAAAAGTAACTCGTCTTTTCCTTCCTTGCCAATCTGACGCAAGGCTTGCTGTAAATTTTGGCGCTGATTGAAGGACAAACTTAAAAAGGCGTCGGGATAGCCTTGAGTACACACCTGATAACCTGCCAGCATTAACTGTTTTTGCACAGTTTGCCCCAACACGGTCAAATAGGTGGCGTAACTGTCGTGAAGTTGGGAAGCCAGATGTGCGATCGCTCCCTCCATCTTACCTAAGTCCTGCTCAATGCGTTCAATTGCGCTCACCATTATCTGCTACTGCTCCCGATAGGTCTCCTTTTTACCAAAAAACGTAGTGTCGTGGCACAGCTAAAATAGGGTTTTGTTTGTAGTAAGCACTTTAGTGCTATAACGCTTAGCTAGAGAGGGCTGAGGTTCCCTCACTACGAACCAATTCTAATTCATCAAATAAGGTGTGCCACGCCAGTAGGGTGGGTTAGGCGGACTTTCATTAAGGCGGTACCCATTTAATTAACTATCCGCCGTAACCCACCACTGTTAACATTCTTGGGTGTATTTTTATTAAATCGGAAGTTGAATTTTCTCCGATAACTAAGGGCGCACGCCATGCGCCCCTACAATAAACGGCTTCAGCGACGCGACATTTAGTCTGATGATTCCGATTCAATCCCCTCACCCAAAACATAGCGGGTAAAGCGACGCACCTGGATATTTTCTCCTAACAGCGCAACGGTTTCTTTAACCAACTCTTCTACAGATTTGCTTTGATCTCGGATATAAGGTTGATCCATTAATGATAATTCCTTCAACCGTTTCTCAATCCGCCCCTGAACAATCTTCTCTTTAATATTGTCCGGTTTCTTCGCTAGGTCATCGCGTCCCATTTCAATTTCTTTTTCCCGTTGGGTAATCGCAGCGGGAATATCGTCCACCGACACATACTCGACATTCGGACAAGCTGCCACTTGCATGGCGATATCCTTAACCAAGGCTTGGAATTCCTCGCGACGACCCACAAAATCCGTCTCGCAATTGACTTCCACTAAGACACCAACTCGTCCCCCAGTGTGGATATAGCTACCCACAATTCCTTCAGCCGCCATCCGACCGGATTTTTTCTCAGCTGAGGCAATTCCTTTCTGACGCAGCCATTCGATGGCTTTGTTCATATCGCCCTCGTTTTCTTTGAGCGCTTTTTTGCAGTCCATCATGCCTGCGCCAGTTTTTTCCCGTAACTCTTTGACGAGTTTTGCTGATATTTCCGCCATCTTGCCTTTATTCCTCCTTTGTTGTTTGTCGTGTTAACGATTAGCACTATCTTGGAACAAATCGGACAAAAACCGGAGCAAATCGGTAAGTCTAACCATTACTCCGGTTTGGTAACTACTCAGTGCCACTGAACAACGGACAGATAACCCCAGTGTATCGGGTGAGCCTGAAAATGCATTGCCGCTTATTCTTCACTGTCCTGGCTTTCCTCGGCGCTGTTCTGGCTTTCCTCGGCGCTGTTCTGGCTTTCCTCGGCGCTGTTCTGGCTTTCCTCGGCGCTGTTCTGGCTTTCCTCGACGCTGTTCTGGCTTTCCTCGGCACTCTCCTCGCTTTCTTCGTCTGACTCAAAGGAGTCCATATCTTCCTCGCTATACTCGTCTTCCATCTCGTCTAGGGCTTGGGCAAACTCTTGCTCGTCCTCTGTTTCCAGTTCCCCGTGACGCCCTTCATAGATGGCATCGGCTAATTTACCAATGATTAGTTTAATTGACCGAATCGCATCGTCATTGGCGGGAATCGGAATATCCACCACATCCGGGTCACAATTGGTATCCAGCATCGAGACGACGGGAATGCTGAGTTTTTCACATTCTTTGATGGCATTATATTCCCGGCGCTGGTCAATAATTACCACAATGTCGGGGATGCGCCGCATCATTTTGATGCCACCGAGATATTTTTGCAGCTTGCCCAGTTCCCGGCGCAGTACGGCGGCTTCTTTTTTCGGCAAGAGGTCAAGGGCACCACTTTCTTCCCGGCGTTCCAGTTCTTTGAGTCGTTCAACCCGCCCTTTGATGGTTTCCCAGTTGGTTAACATTCCCCCCAACCAGCGTTGGTTGACGTAGTACGCACCACAACGACTGGCTTCTTGAGCAATAATTCCGGCGGCTTGGCGCTTGGTACCGACAAACAGACAGCGTTTTCCTTGTTCGGTAGCGGTTCGCATGTAGCTGTAGGCTTCTTCCATCAACTGGGCTGTTTGCACCAAGTCAATGATATGAACCCCATTTCGAGCAGTATAAATGTACTGATCCATGCGGGGATTCCAGCGGCGGGTCTGGTGACCGAAGTGAACCCCGGCTTCCATCATTTGAGCCAAAGAGACGACTGGCATAATTAATATTAAACTCCTTATTCGGGTTTATCCTCCATTCAGGCGGATTTCCTGGTGGGAAACACCCGAAATCCTGAATGTGCGATTTTTGACAACCTTTCTAAGGTAACATGAATAGTCGGACAATATTCAAGTTGACGGTTGGGAATGGGGAATGGGGAATAGGGAATAGGCAATGGGCAATGGGGAAGAGTCGGGATTTGACATTAGATTGGCAACGCGCCCGTCAAGACACACCGGGCTGTGAAACGGTTTTACATTTTAATAATGCAGGTGCAGCATTAATGCCGCAGTCGGTTTTAGATGCCGTTGTCGGGCATTTACAATTAGAAGCCCAAATGGGTGGCTATGAAGCGGCGGCACAGCAAGTTGAGGCAGTGGAACGGGTCTATGATGCCGTGGCGACACTGTTAGGCTGTCAGCGCCAGGAAGTTGCCCTGATTGAAAATGCCACCAGAGCTTGGGATATGGGGTTTTATAGCATACCTCTGAAAAAAGGCGATCGCATCCTTACCGGGGTATCGGAATATGGTAGTAATTTCATTGCCTTTCTGCAAGTTGCGAGGAAAACAGGGGCAACCATTGAGGTGATTCCCAATGATGAATTTGGGCAAATTTCTATTCCTAAATTACGCCAAGCAATTGATCAGCGGGTAAAGTTAATTGCGATTACCCATGTTGCTACAAATGGGGGATTAGTTAACCCAGCCGTGGACGTGGGAAACGTGGCAAAAGACGCTGGTATTTTATATTTACTCGACGCCTGTCAATCCGTGGGACAAATGCCCATTGATGTCAATGAAATTGGCTGCGATATGCTCTCCGCGACGGGACGTAAATATTTACGCGGACCCAGAGGGACGGGATTTTTGTATGTTAGAGAAGAGGTGATTGAGCAATTAGAACCGCCCTTTTTGGATATGCAGGCTGCTGAATGGCTGAGTCGGGATACATTTAAAATTCGTGCCGATGCCCGTCGGTTTGAAAATTGGGAAACCAACTATGCTGGAAAAATTGGGTTAGGTGTGGCGGTTGATTATGCCTTAAATTGGGGACTAGCAGCGATTGAGCATCGGATTCGTCATTTGGCGAACAGATTGCGTGACCAACTGAGTGATATTGATGGGGTGAAGGTTCAGGATTTAGGACAGAAAAAATGCGGGATTGTTAGTTTTACGGTTGCGGGAAAAGAACCGAGTGAAATTAAGCAGTTACTGAGTGAAAAAAAGATTAATCTATCGGTTTCTGCCGCCCAAGGCACGCGATTAGATATGGACGCACGCGGGTTGGCGTCTGTGTTAAGGGCTTCTGTTCATTATTACAACACCGAAGCCGAAGTTGAGCGATTTAGTACAACATTGGCATCTTTGGTTTGACAGGGAACGGGGAATGGAGACACCTACCCCCCAATTCCGCTGCGAACCTCTGCGTTAACCTCAATCTTAAAAAACCTACCCTTGTGAGGCTCCCCCCGCTCCCCCTCACCACAACACTTATTCAGCAGTACCCTACCTACTCCCCCTGTTTCCCCGCCTCCGGAGTTAATAACGCTGGAATCGTGAAATAAAAGGTTGTTCCAACTCCCGGAGATGATTCAACCCAAATTTGTCCGCCGTGATGTTCCACAATTTTCTGACAAATCGATAAACCAATTCCCGTACCTGGATATTCTTCATTGGTGTGTAGACGTTGAAATACCTTAAAAATTCGTTCAAAATACGCCGCTTCCACACCAATCCCATTATCCTCAACCCGAAACACCCATTCATTCACCGCAGTGGGTTCTGACGTACTCGGCAATACCATAGCGAATTCATCACTCAATGAAGACGTTTTTTGGCGCAATTCTGCCGCAATTTTAATCTCCGGTGCAACCTCCGGGGAGCAAAATTTGAGGGCATTACTGATTAAGTTTTGAAACAGTTGTACCAGTTGGATGCCATCTGCCATGACGATGGGTAAATGTTCGCAGGTAATCACAGCACCCTGCCCTTGAATTACACTGTCTAAATTCGCCAAAACAGACTCAACCACCTGATTACAATCGGTGGGTTCAAATTCTTCTCCCTGAGTCTCGACTCGTGAATAATTCAGCAAATCTTGAATGAGCTGTTCCATGCGATCGCCTGCTTCTAAAATTCGCTTCATGTAGTGAGCGGCTTTATCATCCAACAAACTCTGGTATTTTTGGCAAAAAAGCTGACCAAACGCTTTCATCGTTTGCAGGGGCGATCGCAAATCATGAGAGGCGATGCGGGCAAATTCTTCCAAGTCTTGATTCGAGCGGATTAGCTCTGCGTTAAGCTGCTGAAGTTGTTGATTTTGGTACTGCAATTGCCGATTTTGCTCGACAATTTGCTGTTGCTGGCGAACAACCATCAGTTGATTATTCACCCGCGATAACACTTCTTTTACCTGAAAGGGCTTAGTAATATAGTCGGTTCCTCCTACCTCAAAGGCTTTTACTTTATCCCATTCATTATCCAATGCGCTCAAAAAAATGATGGGAATGTGCTGGGTGCGTTCATCGGATTTTAAGTGCTGACACAGTTCATACCCATCCATTTGAGGCATCATAATATCCAGCAAAATGAGCTGCGGTAAAGCCTTTTCGATCCCCATTAATGCCATCTTCGCACTAATGGCATTCCTTACCCGATATCCTGCCTCGGTTAGAGTTGTCGATAATAAACGCAGGTTGTTAGGCTGATCATCAACAATTAAAACATAGCCGGGATTCTTTGGGTTACTCATGGTAAAAGGGTTGCGTCAGGTTCATTAGGGTGTCAAACCGAAACTCATTAACTATAAGGACAAGGGCTTCAGCTAAGGAAGCGTTAGATGCCGGAATTTGCTCAATGAGTTAGTTCATGAGTTCATGATCAAGACTGCTAGCTGCTTGATGGAGTTGTATAATCCACTCACTTGGCATTATCGCTAAATGTTCGGATGTCAGCAACAATGGGCAGATTTTTTCCTCGGATGGGGAGATTGAATGAGTGAACCCATGGCGATAGCGTACACCTAAATAGTCTGCCATCTGGGTGAAGATGGTTTCCTCCCGAAACGGTTTAATCACTACATCATTAAGCTATGTAAAATAGCGAGGGAGACGGCAATGCCCACCCTACGGTAGCTCAAGGGTTTTGGTGTTCCCAAAATGCTTAAGGAGCGTGCTATTCAACTTAAACATCTTGTGCAAACCTGACATGCTCCCAACGACTCAGCCCATAGTAATCGCCTGGACAAAGTTACTGATGAAACCTTACTGTAACCGACAGAACTTGCGATCGCGGTCAAATTGAGGATCTTGCCAGGAAAAAGCAAAATGACTGATACCACTGACATTGGGTATCCGTTGGCGGATTGCCTGCATCTGTTTTTCTAGAGAGGGGCGATTGCTGACAGATTTACCCCAGGTTCCGGCTAGTGCTGGTGTGATTTTGGTATTCAGGGGTGCCTTATCCACAACTCGTCGGACTAAGCTCTCAATACAACCCGTATGACCGCAAACGCCGTAAGACATGGGATGCCATTCTAGGGATGGAGAAAAATGATCCCAAGGTTGTAGTCGAGAATCATACCCCCCTTGTCCTACCACTTGATTGCCATCGGGAAAAAATACGGCTCCGGCTTTGATTCCCGCCCGTTGAACGGGTAATGTTGCCATGGAAAGAAAATCTAACACCCCTTGAGCCGCATGAGCTACACTAAGCTGCCACAGTTGCCAGTTTAAGGATGCTGCACTATCTGACTCAGAGGGCGATCGCCCTTGCCACATTGGGGTGGATTCGTTGGCATAGCGCGTCTTGACCGATTCCACATCG is a genomic window containing:
- a CDS encoding type ISP restriction/modification enzyme; amino-acid sequence: MPSISFESYLKSIQKNRQKGSERSHYPALKTLLDDPANGIDAVIEEKGNKAGIPDFTVKRRDLLVGYVEAKDVGSDLNSIEKTEQLQRYLESFPNLVLTNYLEFRWYVNGKRRLKQVLADINDSRDAPWRVSTEKIAALLDQFLNYTGEIISNPEDLAQQMARLTKAIRLATLTALSQEGNKGELHQLKQGFSEVLLPQLTDPDFADMYAQTISYGLFAARVGHAQNPGSEGFTRRTAGTYIPATNPFLKRLFNTIVETDAVSQIDWAIDDLVQLLAQVDMSSILENFGQRTRQDDPVVHFYETFLAAYNKALRKSRGVYYTPEPVVSFIVRSVDAILKERFNLPLGLADNTKDPKTQKPRVQILDPATGTGTFLYEVIKQIYRNLEDIGMANQWDSYVEENLLNRLFGFELLMAPYAIAHLKLGLALQELGYQFKGKQRLGIYLTNTLDEALKKSEILFGQFVAQEANEASTVKQDTPVMVVLGNPPYSYESLNTGKWISGLVRDYYKVDNKDLREKNPKGLQDDYVKFIRFAQWRIETTGYGILAFITNHGYLKNSTFRGMRQNLMQTFDEIYILDLHGSSKPPEINPDGSKDENVFDIQPGVAIGFFVKKINLNNAKIADVYHADLWGVCEVIAKDNDKQKISGGKYYWLSINSIETVNWEAINPRSPEYRFVPMKVDSEAEYESEWKINEVMPVNSVGLYSARDDFAIHWEKNNVEKTLKDFINLEEESARKKYSLGNDSRDWKISLAQKDVWSSKLDVSRIHQISYRPFDTRFTYYTGTSRGLICMPRPEVMSHLLAGDNVAMCFIRNSREQVVSNFLVAQGLVDKTILSSADNAYVAPLYIYPDTQNNQGNLFVEKSPNLSSDFITEIREKLGYIPTPEAIFYYIYAIFHSPTYRQRYAEFLKIDFPRVPLTSNDKLFKDLGTKGQELVDLHLMKSKKLNNLITKIGGDGDNAVTEVTYKPKEQRVYINKTRYFEGIAPDVWEFKIGGYQVLSKWLKDRKKAKRTLSFDELLHYQKVVVALKETMQLMEEIDKLIPSFPLE
- the recG gene encoding ATP-dependent DNA helicase RecG, translating into MSTEFPDWTRLQKALAVEAENGFTDLQGNQYRFSEFLCLSLGKTPNGLLPVERRKWQSIAAEFERYHHQTVEARQHLVVDTRQFLYKLQQELQRREREKTHPPQTSMVKSPQTTPLVAETSKVNVNFTLDSPLSELPDIGRRRSDYLGRLGVYTVRDMLYYYPRDHIDYARQVNVKDLVAGETVTVVGTVKRCNCFTSPRNKKLSIFELLIKDSTGQLKLNRFFAGNRFSHRGWQEQQKRRYPAGAIVAASGLVKKNKYGITLDTPEIEVLDHLGGSIDSLKIGRVMPVYPLTEGVPADWVRQAVMAALPAVNQLQEPLPKGMRQQYDLMGVSDAIANLHFPTDTDTLSRARRRLVFDEFFYLQLGFLQRRKMQQQVQSSAILAPTGKLIDRFYQLLPFELTSAQKRVVNDILNDLQQPTPMNRLVQGDVGSGKTVVAVIAILAAIQSGYQAALMAPTEVLAEQHYRKLVSWFNLLHLPVELLTGSVKVKKRREIHSQLETGELPLLVGTHALIQDPVNFQRLGLVVIDEQHRFGVEQRAQLQQKGQSPHVLTLTATPIPRTLALTLHGDLDVSQIDELPPGRQNIHTSVLTGKERQNAYDLMRREIAQGRQVYIVLPLIEESEKLDVRSAVEEHQRLSESIFPQFQVGLLHGRMSSAEKDEALNAFRDNQTQIIVSTTVIEVGVDVPNATVMMIENAERFGLSQLHQLRGRVGRGSHQSYCLLMSGSKTDTARQRLGVLEQSQDGFFISEMDMRFRGPGEVLGRRQSGLADFALASLVEDQEVLNLARDAAEKIVLEDKALENLPLVKAELDYRYSKLMGGAILT
- the tsf gene encoding translation elongation factor Ts gives rise to the protein MAEISAKLVKELREKTGAGMMDCKKALKENEGDMNKAIEWLRQKGIASAEKKSGRMAAEGIVGSYIHTGGRVGVLVEVNCETDFVGRREEFQALVKDIAMQVAACPNVEYVSVDDIPAAITQREKEIEMGRDDLAKKPDNIKEKIVQGRIEKRLKELSLMDQPYIRDQSKSVEELVKETVALLGENIQVRRFTRYVLGEGIESESSD
- the rpsB gene encoding 30S ribosomal protein S2; the protein is MPVVSLAQMMEAGVHFGHQTRRWNPRMDQYIYTARNGVHIIDLVQTAQLMEEAYSYMRTATEQGKRCLFVGTKRQAAGIIAQEASRCGAYYVNQRWLGGMLTNWETIKGRVERLKELERREESGALDLLPKKEAAVLRRELGKLQKYLGGIKMMRRIPDIVVIIDQRREYNAIKECEKLSIPVVSMLDTNCDPDVVDIPIPANDDAIRSIKLIIGKLADAIYEGRHGELETEDEQEFAQALDEMEDEYSEEDMDSFESDEESEESAEESQNSVEESQNSAEESQNSAEESQNSAEESQNSAEESQDSEE
- a CDS encoding aminotransferase class V-fold PLP-dependent enzyme, giving the protein MGKSRDLTLDWQRARQDTPGCETVLHFNNAGAALMPQSVLDAVVGHLQLEAQMGGYEAAAQQVEAVERVYDAVATLLGCQRQEVALIENATRAWDMGFYSIPLKKGDRILTGVSEYGSNFIAFLQVARKTGATIEVIPNDEFGQISIPKLRQAIDQRVKLIAITHVATNGGLVNPAVDVGNVAKDAGILYLLDACQSVGQMPIDVNEIGCDMLSATGRKYLRGPRGTGFLYVREEVIEQLEPPFLDMQAAEWLSRDTFKIRADARRFENWETNYAGKIGLGVAVDYALNWGLAAIEHRIRHLANRLRDQLSDIDGVKVQDLGQKKCGIVSFTVAGKEPSEIKQLLSEKKINLSVSAAQGTRLDMDARGLASVLRASVHYYNTEAEVERFSTTLASLV